AATGAAGACCAGTATAGATTCAACTCGAAGCTGACGGATGTTCTAAATGAAGCGAAATCCTTGTGTTCTACCCAAAACCTGGACAAGGTCAAAGAGTCGCTAGAGAAAGGTGAGAACCTGTTGGCTGAAAGGCAGAAACATATCCTTTTAGCGGACAAATCAGATTATGGCTAGATAATAATACAAGAATATAAAAAGAACGATCTTGGTGACGACTCCAACGATGAGAAGAAGATTATTAGAGCAGAGGCGAGAgcgagaaccaagcagaattcACAGAAAGCTAAGTCAAGAATGACTGCTTCAAGACGGGAGTTTCCTAAAGGAAAAGTGTTTTCCTGAAGGAGAAAGGTTTTGTTTCCGAGGCTATTTCTGATCTTCTTGTGACCAGATGTGTGGAGGTTCTCGATTACCCACCTGCTATAGTTAATCCACTTTCGGTTTCTATTTAGTCATCCGGCAAGAAAAGGTTAATTTTAGATTTGAGACATGTTAATTtgtatattttcaaacaaaaatttaagtGTGAAGATCTTAAAGTGGCTCTCAAGGTTTTGTCCAAGGGATTTTATTGGTTTAAGTTTGACCTTAAGTCTGGTTATCATCATGTAGAAATTTTTCCAGACCACAGAAGGTTTTTGGCTTTTTCCTGGGATTTTGGCAACGGGGTATTGAAACATTTTCAATTTGCAGTATTACCTTTTGGTTTGTCATCCGCTCCCTATTTGTTTACTAAATTGTTAAGTCCTGTAATTACCTCATGGAGGTGTAAGGGCATACCTATGGCAATTTTTCTTGATGACTGTTCGGGAGGTGGCgccagcaaaatgaaagctaagatTAATAGCTTGACGGTTCATGCTGATTTGTTAAAGTTTGGTTTTGTTATTAATGAAGAGAAGTCCATATGGGAGCCAGTTCAGATTATTACCTGGCTAGGAACTGTTTTGGACACTAACCAAGGTTTTATTTCTGTTACCGAACAGAGAATTTCAAAGTTAAAGGTGAATATTGATTCTGTCCTCAAGGAAGACTCTATGATTGTAAATGTGAGGAGCTTGGCAACTGTTGTAGGCCAGATTATATCATTAAAGCCTTGTGTGGGCGGTGTGGCAAGAATTATGACTAGATCATTATACGCTGTTGTTAATATGAAAGTGTCGTGGAATTCTACTGTGGTATTGACAAAGGAGGCTTGTAGCGAATTAGTGTTTTGGAGTCAGAATGTCGACTCTCTTAATTGCCGTTGTCCTTGGCTGCCTTTGTGTCAGCCAGCTAAATTAGTTTACTCGGATGCTTCTGATTATGCTTGTGGATCCTTCATTCATAGTGAGGgcaagatttttcaacaaaattgGTCTCCTGTTGAAAGAAACAACAGTTCCACATGGAGGGAGCTTAAGGCTATAGAGTTAACTTTGATCAGTTTTGCTCCTAGTCTTTTAGGCAAGCAAGTTGCATGGTTTACCAATAACACGAATGTTGTTAGCATTGTTCATTCAGGCAGTAAGGTTACGGAGCTTCAAGATTTAGTGCTTCGTATTTTTCACGTTTGCGTCAGTTCCACTCGAGATGAAGTGGCTTCCCAGGGATTTAAATTCTTTTGCTGACCTTTTAAGTAGGATAATTGATCTTGATGACTACACAATTAATGATGATGTTTTCCAAATTTTGGATGTTCGATGGGGACCGCATACCATTGACAGATTTGCATGTAGCTATAATGCTAAGCTTTCCCGCTTTAATTCTAGATTTTACCAGCCAGGTACTGAGGCTGTCGACGCTTTTTAACAAGACTGGGAGTTTGAGAACAATTGGTTACTTCCTCCAGTTTCCCAAATTGCGAGGGTTGTCGATCATTTGAGACTGTGTAATGCGGAGGGTATGCTTTTCATTCCTATGTGGAAGTCTTCATATTTTTGGGTATTGTTGTGTAATGATGGAAGACACTGGAACTCCTTTGTTCACGATTGGGTTGTGCTGCCCAAATTTAAGCAACTCTTTGTGAGAGGTAAAGCCAAGAACGACATGTTCGGTGCAAGAGAGTTGTCTTTGCAGTTGTCGCACTGCGCATTAGTTTCAAGTTGCCAGAGAGGAGAAATCAAGCAGGATTTTGTACTCATGACAGTGGCTGTTGTTTTATCTGTTGCAATGGCTAGCGTCTTTTGTACGCATTTAGTTGGAGTTTTTTGTTACTCCACGGTCTAAATTCATGTTTGCTATTTGCATATTTGTTATTATTTGTAGGAGTTTTCTTGGAATTGTTTCAAATGGGAGGCAGCTTTATTTTCAGATTTGTTAGTTTCTTTAGTACTCACAATAAAGTTATCTTGTTGCTTctgatttcttctttgttttgttttgtgttttctctttttctgtATAGAGGTTTTCCAAGAGGGTCTCTGGAAAGATACTTCGTTTGAGGATCCAGATTTACATTCCCTTAGCTCCAGGCTCCAGGCGACCATTTCGTTAGCGAGGGCTCCTGGGACGGTAAACATGTATGACAGCCTTTAGAAAGTGGAAGGAATTCGCATTACACAAGAAGGAGTTGTGGTATTTCCCTGCTAATCCTATGCATGTTGCTGTTTATTTACGGTATGTTTTAGAATCCACCAGATTGAGCGCCTCTGTGGATACTGCTTTTTATAGTATCAAGGGGGCTCACGAGTCACCAGGTCTTGTATCCCCCACGGATAATCCTTTGGTTAACAGGGTGCAGGATGCCACTAAGAGAATTTTAGGCACTAAAAGGGGTAATAGAAAAGAACCTCTTTCTGTTGAAATTCTCAAGGATATAATCCATGGTTCTGATTTGTCTAATACTCTTCAACTTAGGAATGTATGTCTGTATGTGCTTTGTTGTGCAGGATTTTTTAGGTCGGGGGAAGTCACAAGAATAAGAAGAAGTCACATTAAGTTTCTTGAAGACCACATGATAATTAAGGTCGAGAAGAGTAAAACTGATCAGCTTAGGCAAGGGGATGAAGTTGTTATTGTAATGAAATCAGTACATTAAAGGTAAATTATGTACGTATAATTAGTCACATTCTGTACGTCACTAATCAGATACAAAAAGCCTTCACTGAATGGAATAAACACAAGATCATAAACACTTCAGTCTGATTGATATCTCCGAAACTGGTGCCGAGACCCTTGTAAAAATGCCCAAAGAGGAAGTAAACCACCACAAGAAAGTCAGAGGGGCATACAGAGGACACTGTAACCAAGACATCAAACGCGCGGAAAGACTTACGGCCAATACTGAGGTTTTCAACAACACAAAACTGAAAGCAATTGCAGAGCGCCTCTCAAGACAACTTACGCAAGAAAATGACGCAAGCTCAGACGTTGACGACGTTCTCGTACCCCCAGTTGGTGCATTACTCACAAACACTCAACCGCGCGTAATACGCCCACCAACAAAAAACGAATGGACCATTTGAGCCAAAACCATGCATATATTGTGACGGTAAACATCGTCACGACAAATGCTCGAaagtaaaaacaacaaaagagaGACGAACCATATTGATGCAGAAAAATAAATGCCTTGACTGCCTCCGATCAGGCCACACAAGATATCAATGTCGCTCAAAAGGACGATGTCTAAATTGCGGACTAAAACACCATACGTCGATCTGTGAACCACGTGAGCCTAATCGAGATTCAagcaaaaaacatgaaaaacaagaaGAGCCACAAAGCAACAAAATCGTCACCTCCAACCTTGACAAGTATCACGTCACATACAAATACACTAATGCAAACTGCACTGGTCACAGCAAGCGGACCAGCTACGAGATGCCAAGCGCGCATCCTTACGCCCAGATCATTGTGGGAAACACAAAGAAATCACAAGATGAGAGATGGATGGCCACACAAAGCAAGTTTGGATGGCTTCTCTCAGGACCGGTACCCAACAACGAATCCAGTACGGAAACTACACTCAGCACATTATGTCAAATGATTGGTGCACAGCCCACAAGAAACGAACACCTCAACGAAACTCTCACTAAGTTCTGGGAAAGAAATAAACTCCCAGATGAATGCAACGCCCCTGAGCTAACAGACGTCCAGAAACATTTTCAAGACACCATTGAATTCAACAAAGTTACCGGCAGATATACTGTAAGACTCCCATGAAAGGACAACAAGCAAAACCTACCAACAAACTTCACATTGACGAGAAAAAGACTGATCAACCTGCAGCAAACCCTAAAAGGAAAACATCCAGAGCTTATTTACAAATACAACGAACAACTGATCGATCAACTCAAGAGGGGATTCATAGAACAAGTCCTCGACCCGAACATACATGAAGGAGTCATACACTACATACCCCATTTTCCAGTCTTCAAGGAAAGCAGCACAACCGCTATGAGAATCATATATGACGCTTCAGCAAAAATATCATCAAAGGCATTAAGCCTCAACGATTGCCTTCATACAGGGCCTAACCTCATACAAAGACTACAAAATATGCTACTCACCTTCAGATCACACAAAATAGCCTTCACGGCAGATATCAAAAAGGCGTTCCTACAAATAGAACTCAACACTCAAGACAGGGATACTATGAGGTTCCTTTGGCTCAAAGATGTGGCCAAATCTGCGAATAATCCAGACAATTTGGTCGTCTACAGATTCTGTCAAGTACTTTTCGGAGACCTATTGAGAAGCTTTACCCTCTTGAAGTGTTATCCGAGGAAGATCACTTGCAAGACTCTAAAGAGAAATTTAAGAACCCTGAAGAAATAAGGTCGACGAGCGAAAAACGAACACAACGAGCTAGTGCTCAACGAGCTGCACTGAAAATAAAGGAACTCTCTAGACTTAATGAACTTTAAATACTACTACCTTACAATTTTGCAAATCTCTATAATCGACATTATATTGATGGCCCGGGAAAGTGTGATGAAATCAGTACATTAAAGGTAAATTATGTACGTATAATTAGTCACATTATGTACGTCACTAATCAGGTACAAAAAGCCTTCACTGAATGGAATAAACACAAGATCATAAACACTTCAGTCTGATTGATATCTCCGAAAGTTATAGTGCGTTCGGGGGGTAGTGCTTGTCCAGTTTCCATTCTTCAACAGTATTTGAGTAGGTTGAACATTGATCCTCACTCGGATGAGTTAATTTTCAGGCAGTTGGTTAAGACCAAGTCGTCTTATAAGATGGTTAGCAAAGACAAGCCAATTAGTTATTCCACTTTTAGAGATCATTTATCAAAAAGTTTGCGTTGTGTAGTACCGGACCCTTCTGTTTATGGCACCCACTTGTTTAGGTCAGGTGGGGCTTCCacggctgccaatagtggagtGGGCGATCACGTCTTTCAGAGGTATGGGCGATGGAAGAGTGTTTCAGCCAAGGACGGCTATGTTAAAGATGATATTGCATCTAGGATTTCAGTATCTAAATCCTTAGGCTTTTAGCTTCTAGGCAGTTGTCTACTTCTTCAAGCCCTTTTCTTAGGCCTCTATACGTGTTTCTTCATTATTGTACGCCGGTGCTCGGCCGAAACatgcaaaataaacctaatggttcAATGTATTGGTTGTCTGTTGTGTAGTGTAGCTGAAATATGGAATTTCTGGCCATTGAGTGCCAACGAATAAGCcagaaattaaatatttctgCGGCACGAGAGCAGCAGGCTAAGGGCCTGGGCCCTTGAGTATAGACGCATTATGGGTAAAGTGATATGGGTATTTAAGCTTGTGATTGCACGTGGGCAATCAGTATAGGCCGACACCATCTCAGTTATTactaagtttgtttgttttttgtcagtACGTTCTGGCCGCCGTTCTAACCACCATGTTTGTTAGTGGTTGCTAAGCTCTAGGTATGTCTCATTGTCATGTGCTGTGAAGGCGATTTCTGTGAAAGCAACAGTATTGTACGCTGGTGCTCGGTTTCTTCATTATTGTACGCTGGTGCTTggccaaaaaatgcaaaataaacctaatggttcAATGTATTGGTTGTCTGTTGTGTAGTGTAGCTGAAATACTACACTTATCAGACCTGAAGCCCAGCGggtcatttattttcatttaccCAGAGCTTTGTTTTTATATTATGATCAATAGGTATACAGTGAAGCCATAGAAAGTCATTATAGGGAAATCTCAGTTATTGTCTAGAAGTACCATTGGCAATGTTTTTGTGCTAAAATGTGGTTGCTGAAAATTTGCATTTATAGCACTCTTCTTAACCTATGTCGGACGGAAAAGTAACTTAGGTTATGTCATTTGAAGGTTAGTAATGGTCTGTGGATTGATACGCGAGCCATCAAAAGTTAAGGAAAATTTCATCCTACTGGAAGCGGGACTTTGAGCTCAACTGAGACAAAATCGTTTTTCGCAAATTTACATGAAAGGAAGCGGTATTTGGAAAAACTAACTACAGCTCAGTTTGTTTCTCACTAGGGACTACCTATGagcaaaatataaacaaaatcgATTTTTTGACTTGTCCCACAACTTGGTCGATATTTGTGGAAAGCCGCTCTTAAAATTGTCATGAATTTAACCACAGGACTTAGTACTTGGAAACTAGTTTCACGTTTCATCAGGCACaactgttttattttaattctgGTTTGCATGTGATGTCATGGTGGATtcaaaagagaaagaaacaaAGTGCCAGAAAAATAGCGGGGTTGACTATTCATTTCCGATATCCGAATACACAAAGAATTAAAGCTGGATTTGCCAGTCAGAGATCGATATTTACAGAAAATAGCGGCAATTGGAATTGATCCGGTGTTAGTCGAAGGGAAGGACTTTAAGCCGGACTGCTTGCCTCCTGTTGAATCCACAGATATTTTGTGTTATGTTGTCTTGGAGACAAGTTTCTATACTCAGCAACAGTTTAAAGCTTTCCAAAGTCTTGAAGCATATAACCAAATGGTCTCTGGTTTTATTGCCAGCGTACAAGGCCACATCATCGCCAACAAATTTCTTGTTTTAGCAAAGGTGAGACATTCCCAGTGTACGAACGACTCTAATTTCATGTTGGGTTATCACGGAACGACAAGGGACAATTTTGTTTGCTCACTGCTTAGGTTGCAAGGCTGGCCTAGCAGAATCCTGTTCACATGCAGCAAGTGTGCTATTTTATTTGGAAGCGtggacaaaaaataaatagcaGACTTGCCTGCACGCAAGTGAAGTGCTCGTGGATTCTACCAACCTATGTCAAACAAGTAGAATATGAAAAAGCGAGAGACATAAACTTTACATCGGCAAGGAAAATGCTATCTGCTATCCTGAATTAAATAAACTGAACACCAAAGCTATAATTCATGGTTGTCAACATGAAGAAGAAGCAATCAGAGCTTATGAAGAGATAATGAAGAAGCAACACATCAATTTCAAATTGAGAAATGCGGCCTTATGATAAATGAAGAATATCCATGGCTGCATGCAACTCCAGATTTCTTGTGCTCATGCGACTGTTGCGGAGAAGGGTGTGGTGAGGTAAAATGCCCCCTTTGCATTGAGAATTGCGATTTTGATAACTATGTAGCTAAACCATCTTCCTGTCTTAAAAAAACAGGCAGTGGGAATTTCAGTTTAAAGACAAACCATCAATATTATTTTCAAGTACAACAACAGTTATTTACATACAAGAGACTGTATGTGACTTTATAGTGTGTGCATTTGGACATGTGAGAGAGGCAGAGCAACATGTCTTGTTTATGGACAAAATCCATGTACTGTGATTTTTGACATTCCTAGAATGCGTCAACACTTGCATAGATGCCTGAGAGCTGGCACGATGCAGTTATTCCCTACCACTTGAATTTCTTGCAAAGTATACTTGGACATTTAAACAACAATAAGTACGACAGTTGTCCAATTACCCTATAACTAGTAAATATAAAGTTGCTCGTTACTTGGTTGCAGATATTCCAGAATCACAGACCCCTGTATTTCTATGGTTCATGAAAACAAGGAACAGCTAGAGTCTTTTGTCTCTGTGATCATACTCTATGTCACATGGAATTTTATGTTACTTAGTTTATCATAATACTTTAAAGGAACCCAGTCTGCCACCAATTTGTGTCTGTATTATATATACGAGTGGGGTCTTCTATTTTACACAGAACGTATCGAAACAAGAGAGATCACTGGAAAACTTCTAAAGGCAGTGAAACAGACTTCCAGTACCACAAATTAtcacaatgaaataaaattttgctCCACTATACGATGTCCATAATGCTGCAAGCATTGAAAAGGGGACGGGAAGGGGGTGGTTGACTAGGCTCCTTTAACTTTTCACTGCCAGTTAGTCAAGTGGTACAATGCCTGGGCACAAATTAACAAGAGCTGGATATACATCAAAGTCATGATAAATTCTTGAAATGTGGTCAGATTCTGGGACTTGTATGCAACAAACGGAGAAACATGCTCAAGAACATTATGCAGGATATCGAAGGAAGGCAATCCAGTGTaaaatttaactttttcttcgttttctaCAAACTCCCACCGATCAAATGGTTTCCGATCAATGTTTAGAGAGCTGAATAAATATTCAAACTCTTCAGTTTGTGTGCCAGCttcaacagttgtttttttctctttgctctCATTTCCTTCAAAGCTAAGGTTTGAAACTTGTTCACCGGGCTTGTCAAGTTTCTGTCTCTTTGCCGCTCGCTTTAGTTCTAGCTCTCGTTCTCTCTTTTCAAAAGCCGGCTTCTTCACAAGTTCACGTTCCCTCGCTCTCTCGCTTCGTTTTGCCGCCGCTTCTGTATGGTGTGCTCGATCAGTAGCTTTTTTGTGTCCCAAGAGCAATGTTGGAAACCATTCAATATTATATTTATCCCAGCTCTTAGCTGCTCTTCCTGAAACAAAATGCTTTTTGCACACACGATCGCTTTCTAAAATCTCTTCGGTGAGGTCGTCATGGCTTATCGCTGAAATCCAGCGCGATCTTCTTTCTTTGGATAGTTCTTGTGCCTCTTCGCCTTGATTTGTGACCACAGAAGGCACCCTTGCAAAATTTAACCCTTTATCTTGTCCAGTTTTGCTGCCACAGTCAACGATCGTACACAAAACCATGTTCCACGCGAAGGATGCTACCAGTTTGTTTACCATtgaggtacaccaatatggagGCATAGCAACGGTAGTCAAGGtattggtcacgtgagtgaaaacgatctattactATAAAGCTCAAGGCGACAAAAGTGAGTACTGTCGCGTAAATATTAAAGTATATTTTACAATTAACTTTTTTCTAAACTTTTGTGGGTACCCTGCGCTCACATTATGTTCATGTAAGGTCTCAAGGCTTTAAAGTCAAGTCGC
The sequence above is a segment of the Montipora foliosa isolate CH-2021 chromosome 2, ASM3666993v2, whole genome shotgun sequence genome. Coding sequences within it:
- the LOC137991428 gene encoding uncharacterized protein; its protein translation is MPPYWCTSMVNKLVASFAWNMVLCTIVDCGSKTGQDKGLNFARVPSVVTNQGEEAQELSKERRSRWISAISHDDLTEEILESDRVCKKHFVSGRAAKSWDKYNIEWFPTLLLGHKKATDRAHHTEAAAKRSERARERELVKKPAFEKRERELELKRAAKRQKLDKPGEQVSNLSFEGNESKEKKTTVEAGTQTEEFEYLFSSLNIDRKPFDRWEFVENEEKVKFYTGLPSFDILHNVLEHVSPFVAYKSQNLTTFQEFIMTLMYIQLLLICAQALYHLTNWQ